From the Argentina anserina chromosome 3, drPotAnse1.1, whole genome shotgun sequence genome, the window AAGCGACAGTACTGGGAAACAGGTAAGATTTAATCTAGTGATTGTAAGATTAAATATGATGATAGATATATTATGTTCTCACAATTTCATAAGAAAAACTTGCTTACATTTATCCATTCATCATTTGGATTGACATCCACAACTTTCATGTGACTGCCACAAGGAAAGCAAaaatgagaaagaaagaatggAAATAGAACATATATTTTAGAAAACTATGACAAGGTTTGCAACATTGCTTCTATCTGAAACCTATCATCATTGGTAGTCTGGAAGGAATTACAGTCTATTTTGTGGTTCTAGCCAGGAAAGTACTCAAAGAACCAAATGGTTTTGCCAACAGAAAAATACTACAGCACCATTAGTACAGAAAGAGACCAAAGTTGACTAAGGAAGGAAAAGTCTATATAGTGCAGAAATATAGTTGCTGGTATCATTATACCTGATACAAAGAGGGTATAGGATACCTATTTTTCATTCATGGCAGTACACAATGACACAGAAACTAATCCTTTTCAAGTAAGGTTGTTGGTTATCTCTCATCTATGCTTGGCACAGTTGTACATTTACAAAACCCGAGGCCTGAAGGATCTATATTCCCAGATATACGCTATAGTTTCAAAAATAATGGCAATATATTACCTCTTAGAAAGCACTTGATCACAAATTGGGCAGGCTCCATCATTGCTAAGGATCTTGTTAGCATCCTCTGTGCCTTTTTACATTGTTAAGGATGttcatataacaataaaactGTGACTCCCTATTtccaaaaagaacaaaagatAAAAGAAACAACAAAGTCACACAATTTTAGAGGCAGAATTTTCCTCTACGAAGGATACAGAGAAGGTGACCACAGGTTGTTGCGATGGCCCTGCCTTCCAGTTCACGCCAACACGCATTGCATCTCATTTCAACCTTCAAGTAGGATCTCTAATAACATGGCATATCTGGGTCATATATAGAACATATTAAGCAAATACACACATCTAAGGGTTTCGTTATGATCCTAGATAAGAGTTTCAAATATGAAACCAGTGAAATATGGGAAAGTAAAAGGTAACGGTGCAGTGCGTTAAACCAGAGTTTCAACAGTGAgaatatgaatatgatttTGCACGTTAAACAAGCGCGTGCAGTGCAGTGCAGTCACCCTATCAGTGACTTGGAGATACTAAGAAACTAGCAGAATGCAAATGGTGATGTCCAATGAAAACAAGGAGACACATTAAGCGATTATAACTGATGCAAAAGCAATGAATTATAAAAACTTTCTTACATCTCCAaatgtttttttatcaaataggCTATATACTACTTCAGATATGCCTGAAATACATCTCAATAAACTTCTGGTCcaaaaaatttaaatgttCAGTAACTTTAGTTTGTAATCATCaatatcaaattcaaaaattacATGTTTACAATTACTAGTAGCTCTAAAATTGTAACAGAAGATAAATCACTACATTTGACAGGGTTCAACAAAACAAGATAAATTAGATAGCTAAATAGCACCAATACTTCAACTATGAGATGCACATTATAACCAAATTAAACCATAGAAATGAATTATATGCTGAAATCACACCTATAATTCTTCTCTACGGACAACGAAATCAACAAAAGCAAATCTCCTCAAGTTCATTGAGACCAAAATTCAGAGGTGATTCTCATCAATAAACAATCAGcgactcaaaatttcaagttcATTCAAATCTGCCACGTTTGTTAAGCAACCAAACAGGCACAGCAAAGCTTCGAATTACACTTGTACGCCAAACCGTACCTGAATCACAACCAGAAATCGGTCCCAAACTCGTTCCTAGTGACCGAAGCTCTCAGATTATCAAAACCTAGACCGGCCGATTGTGATTTTTTTCCGGTTCACTAGCTCCACCGCTTCTTCGATTCGTATACAAAGCTTCCTGAAGCTCCAGAAATTATAAACAAAGCGAGACATTATAGATTACAGGTTGAAGAAATTTGCGATTAGCCGGAGAAAAAACGACGGACGAAAACCTAGCGAAGATTTGTAAGGGGAAAACAAATCTCGAACCTTTCCTTTTTTGTTTCGGCGCTTGCGATCGGAGAAATGAGGCCGGCGCAGCTCGGAGGAGATGCGGTGAGAGAGCGTGGAGCGAGCCGAAGAAGACCTAGATGAATTTGGCGGGAAAATTTCTCGCTCTGGAAGATCGGTGAACAGTGTGGATTTGAATATGAATTTCTGAGCTTTTGTTTAGGTGTGAAAGCAACGAACCGATCCtttatttgaagtttgaaccCGCGTCACCATATTTCAGTCGGGTCGGGTTAGTGTTGTGGTTCATTGGAAAGTCCGAGGACCCGACGTTCCTATTTCCGTGATCACGGTGACGGAGacggtgactttttttttcttggaaataaaacattttcatgactttttttgtttgttttgattttaaatATCTTCCGTTTTCAATAACTCACTTATAACAGCTCAGTTCATACACTTAGATATTATCGGTGTTGGACCAACTTTTCTATATGATCATCCCTGCAATGTGTGATTTGTGACCTACGTCCCTGCTAGTTTCGTAGACAAATATCACATATGAGGGACTTTATGAAGTTCACTTAAGCGATAAAAATGCTTGAAATTCAGGCATAATAATCTTCTTATTTTCATCAGTTGTTGCATGCTTGTCATAGACCATGAGCTCTACCATATGCAGACCCAGTGCACAAACATTGTGAGCAAGTTTAGAAGTTTCACCCACTAACTCCACTCCACAAAACCCATGACCCATATCTAGGTCAccgtcctttttttttttggtcaataggTCACCATCCAATGCTACATTTAACCCTAGTACTTTTGACTTAGAGTTTCACCATGTAGTCGCAACTTCCATCATTATGGCAGAAAAGATACAGAACGCCATTGTACTCATAGATGTTTTACATAATGCTTTTCTCGATTTCAAATTTAGATTTTCTTATTTAAAATCTTTGTGAGTTATTTGTTGTCACTGTGTGTAAATTTCATTAAGAGGTTAACTTATATAGCAGCTCACCAAATGGCACATATAATTACCACTAATTCGATTTACTGGTGCTACTTCCTGTTTGTAAAAGAAAACATGCCATTCCTAGATTGAAAGGGAAAAGTATTCTAAAAAATTACACTTTCCTAACTAATGTTGACAGATTCAAGTAGGCCCTTTTGCTCTTGTAATGTTTATTATATTTTCCTCTCCATCAAATAAAGGAACTCAATTCCAAAGACTCTCACTTATTGAAGccataatttgattaatttcatTCACATACATCTCTGATCTCTCACTTCCCATCTCTCAAGCTAATATAAGAGCATACTAACTTGAATTCAAAGCATTGCCAACCACACACAAAACTCCACAAGTTGGATcacttaaaagttaaaacattAGGACAGCTAGGCAGCCTTGCCCCATTACTCACAATAAACCTTCATCTTTTCAGGACCACCTACACTTTATTCCTTAGATCTAAATTCATATGATTCAATTTCATAAACTTCAACATGGATGGTGTACCATACCATTCCCACACTGACCCCTTAGTCCTCTCATCAAGTTTATCCACCCTAGTTGCATCTCATATACACCCAATAAGGTCCAAAATAGCAATAACATCTTAGATATTTCTTCAAAAACTTTGTTCTCAGCCAAGTGTGTCAAACCTTGATGTCGAAATCCTTACTTCTAATATCGCATGAATAGATATTTTCACTATATTTAATATCGTTATAATATTTTAGTGATGAAAAGTTTTCGTGAGAGTTTAGTTACGTTATACCACCATCGATAGGGCAAACCTATAACTTCAATTCTGAAGGACTTATGACGGACATATATTTGTCACACAACCTTCATGTATAGATTTATGCAGGAGAATTTATAAATCGCGAACCAACGAGACCTGTTGGTAGTGGAGATCGAATTTGTGTGGGTGATACACCTCAAATCCACCCTTGTCAACTGAGCCAAACATCGTGGGCAATATGGTTACAATATTTTGGTCCTTCTGCATGCACAGATgttttaaacaaaattagagGCGCTTGAAATGTCGAAAAAGAATATCTGAaccaacccgacccggcccaaaaGAGCGAAATATCTGCGGAGCAAGCAAAAGGCGGTCTCCCACGGCACGACACTTATCCATGAAAAACACGTGTACTACACGCTCGGTGGCCGCCTGATAGATCACTCATTCTCCTTCTCCCATTTCCATtttcgttcagaaagatagaaaTAGAAACCTAGCTGAAATACACGAGCTAAGATTTTGCTGAGGTTTTagagcaagaagaagaaaaccacCCAAGGGTTTTTATTTAAGGATGAAGATACAGTGCAACGTGTGCGAGGCGGCAGAGGCCACCGTGCTCTGCTGCGCCGACGAGGCCGCGCTCTGCTGGGCCTGCGACGAGAAGATCCACGCCGCCAACAAGCTAGCCAGCAAGCACCAGAGAGTCCCTCTCTCGGCTTGTCATATGCCCAAGTGCGATATCTGCCAGGTAAAACGGCTTCGTTTTACAAAACGCTAAATGTTCGGCGTCAAAACTTGAGACTTTTCTGTTTGGGTTTGTTGCAGGAGGCAGTTGGGTATTTTTTCTGTTTGGAGGACAGAGCGATATTGTGTAGGAAGTGTGATGTTGCGATACATACTGTGAATAGTTTTGTTTCCGGTCACCGGAGGTTTTTGCTGACCGGAGTTAAGGTTGGGCCGGAGCCCAATCCCCCTGGTGGTGGGTCTTCCTCGATGAAATCGGACTCCGGGGCTGTGTCGAAATTTGAAGAGAAGAACAATCAGTTAGCTGAGGAGTGTAAAGTGGCGGCGGCCAGTGTGGCTGGGGTGGATTTTGCTGGGGGGTCTGGAGCTGGGTCTGTGCCACATTGGCCTATGGAGGATTTTTTGGGGTTTACGGATTTCGATCAAAGCTTTGGGTACATGGATAATGGATCGTCTAAGGTTTGTGCTGTTTGGTTACGGTGTTAAATTGATTGTACATTGtgaactgatttttttttctcgtaTTCGGTTTATGATGATAGTTTGATCTGGATTATTGGTTCTATATTCGGCATTGACCATTATCCGGTCAGAGTGGGTTTACTTTTGTTGAGGTGGTTATGGATAATTTGATTTTGGTGAAATTGAAACCTCATGATATTGTGTTGTATCCTTGTTTTGTTTCGTGAGATTTGAATTCAAAGTTGCAACTTGGGTCTCCATCGGCTGTGGAACTCACCAAGTTGGaccttttttgtttgttttctaaCAAGCTTGTATTCTAGATTCTCGTTTCATTTGCTTCTCTTTTGTTTGGAGAACTGTCCCTTGTGCTTGATCAATGATTATTGTTGTGATTCTCAATAAGTCAATATAGCACTGCATAATGTTGTTCATTCATATTGCCAGGCTGATTGCGGCAAACTAGGGGAGTCTGATTCATCAGCTTTGAGATCATCCGAGGGGGAACAAGAGGATTACGAGTGCATAGGTCAGGTGCCGGAGATTTCATGGATGGTGCCTAATGTGCCTTCCCCGCCTACATCCTCGGGGCTATACTGGCCTAAATCTTATCAGAATCCATCGCATTCTGCAGCGTTTGTTCCAGACGTTTGCTTCTCAGATATGCAAAATCTTCTTCACTATCAACAGAATGGTGCTGTGTCAAAACGTCATAGGCAATTCTAGTCCAAGCTCCAGTGTCTGGGTACTCTtttttgtcttcttttccttttccttctcCTTTTTGGATGCGCAAAAGTTTCTGTATGTTTTCGGTGTTTATAATAGCATTTTGTGTACTTCACTCCTCTAGAATAGAGAAGATGTTAAAAAGCATGCTAATGCGAAAGTAGATTGCCTTACTTACACGGGCTATATAGTATTTGCAACTTTGTAAACGTGATGTAGTGTTTGTAACTCTGTAATCGTCGATGCGTAAAATAAGATGAATGAGCTGTACTTGTCAATGCAATGGATTCTATCTTCCCCTTCAAGCATTTCATTTTCTAATTGGAACAGGAAGTCAGAGTTTTTACCCTGCTCATAAATCATAGCGGACACAATCATGTATTTTGGTACAAGTCTGATCCTTTGCCCACCGAAAAATTCATGATTGGCCGTTCTGATATTCTTTGTTCAAATGCTGGCATCATATGGTTAAGTATTCATAACAGTATGGAGTTCCTTACCTAGTTTCTGGAAATGCTCAAGCTGCACTAGATATTTCGGCTGGCCCGCTCTATGATACAATCATAGACAGTCCTAAGCAAACAAATGATGACCTGCCCATCACTTCTTGCCTCAATGTTATGTGCTGGAGCTAGATCTCAATGTCATTAGCTTATAACTGTAGCCTGAATATCTGTTCCAATTAGTGAACTGTGATGTCAATTTCTGTTCGAATTGGCCCGTCGAGATTCTTTGTATTCGGTTAGATATCCTTTATGTTTTTAAGGTGCTTGTATTGTACTTCAGGAGTGCTGACTCTACCAGTTGAGATTAGGTTTGTTGGTAGAACTGTAATGGCGTCCTCAAATATTGTGCACGTTTGTTTCCCCGGATAAACTGGCACTGCCTTAAATAAGGAGTGCAAATGACTTGGTCTTATGTTTGGGGCAGACAAGCACAAACTTAACTGACCTTAGGTAAGGCCGTGTCTCCATTTTGAGCTCATAGCGGAGGAAGCGGAGAGCCTAGTTGATGAGGGCGGCGGTGACCATGAGGCTAGGGTAGAGTGCCGCCGATGATGCGTCTGAGAGAGAACTCGGTAACGCTGTCGGGTTGTTGGGTGCCCAGAGTATTCTTCTGGGTCTTCGCCCTTGGCTTGCTGACGTTGTTTTTGTTGGCGCAATGTTCTTGGTGAAAAACCGTTTGGGTTTCTGGCGACGGCGGGGGTGTCTGGTGCGTGGGTTGGGCTTGGGTTTTGCGTTTGGTGCTGCCGCGGGACTTACTGGGTTTTTTGGCGCTGCTTTGGATGATGACCTGTGGCGGAGAGGCGCCCCGTTGCTTGGGCCTGCTGGCGGAGGATTCATGGCACTGCGCATTGTTGGTGGAGATGAGAGGCGCCACCAGGCTAGGGAATAGATTAAGCAGAGGATGGAGGCTATTGTTGCTTTGTTTTGAGGTATTGAAGACTGCTTGATTTTGAATGAGATCTTGATTTTCTAAAATTTGGGTTGCAAACTTTTTTCAATTGATGAAATTGGCTGAATTTGGTTATGGGTGTTGCAAAAATTTGTTGTAGTGATGAGGATTGGCTGATATTGGTTCTGGGTATTGCAACATTAAGGGGACGATTGGTTTTCTCTGAAGGAACTCAGTAGTGCGTG encodes:
- the LOC126786860 gene encoding B-box zinc finger protein 22; this encodes MKIQCNVCEAAEATVLCCADEAALCWACDEKIHAANKLASKHQRVPLSACHMPKCDICQEAVGYFFCLEDRAILCRKCDVAIHTVNSFVSGHRRFLLTGVKVGPEPNPPGGGSSSMKSDSGAVSKFEEKNNQLAEECKVAAASVAGVDFAGGSGAGSVPHWPMEDFLGFTDFDQSFGYMDNGSSKADCGKLGESDSSALRSSEGEQEDYECIGQVPEISWMVPNVPSPPTSSGLYWPKSYQNPSHSAAFVPDVCFSDMQNLLHYQQNGAVSKRHRQF